The following coding sequences lie in one Anguilla anguilla isolate fAngAng1 chromosome 14, fAngAng1.pri, whole genome shotgun sequence genomic window:
- the LOC118213012 gene encoding basic proline-rich protein-like: protein MTTALQWEAYLQGRAEMPSLAKKYAQPCLPQGSPQPARPAVPQELPPPAPPVVPQGPPAPPVVPQGPPAPPVVPQGPPAPPVVPQGAVCSARRPAGPSAPPVPQGPSAPPVVPQGPPAPPALPAGTACSARSARRDRLLRPLCPQGPPVPPALPVVPQGPPAPPALPVVPQGPPALPVGPPPALPSAQEGPPPALPSAQEGPPPALPSAQERPPALTSAQEGPAMPSFQRGPSASPLSVPKSSLPRTQELPRPRAQRPWPSSSPGLLVYSLSESCPLVLSSPVRLRSLCPAPSGFGFCARPPSGFGPCAQPPPGFGPCARTPSCPQSGPRPILSPVWTPSRPVSSLDPVPSCLQSRPQSRVRPDPVPVQSQALSCPVLESYPI, encoded by the exons ATGACAACGGCCCTCCAGTGGGAGGCTTACCTCCAGGGGCGCGCAGAGATGCCCTCACTTGCCAAGAAGTACGCCCAGCCCTGTCTCCCGCAGGGGTCTCCCCAGCCTGCTCGGCCCGCCGTTCCGCAGGAGCTTCCGCCACCTGCTCCGCCCGTCGTCCCGCAGGgtccgcctgctccgcccgtcGTCCCGCAGGgtccgcctgctccgcccgtcGTCCCGCAGGgtccgcctgctccgcccgtcGTCCCGCAGG GGGCCGTCTGCTCCGCCCGTCGTCCCGCAGGGCCGTCTGCTCCGCCCGTCCCGCAGGGGCCGTCTGCTCCGCCCGtcgtcccgcaggggccgcctgctccgcccgctCTGCCCGCAGGGaccgcctgctccgcccgctCTGCCCGCAGGGaccgcctgctccgcccgctGTGCCCGCAGGGACCGCCTGttccgcctgctctgcccgttgttccgcaggggccgcctgctccgcccgctCTGCCCGTTGTTCCGCAGGGGCCGCCCGCTCTGCCCGTT ggccctcctcctgctctgcccagCGCCCAGGAGgggcctcctcctgctctgcccagCGCCCAGGAGgggcctcctcctgctctgcccagCGCCCAGGAGAGGCCTCCTGCTCTGACCAGCGCCCAGGAGGGGCCTGCTATGCCCAGCTTCCAGCGGGGGCCGTCTGCCTCGCCCCTTAGTGTTCCCAAATCATCGCTGCCCCGCACCCAGGAGCTTCCCCGGCCCAGGGCCCAGAGACCCTGGCCGTCCAGCAGCCCTG GTCTCCTGGTCTATTCTCTGTCCGAGTCCTGCCCTCT TGTCTTGTCTAGTCCCGTCCGGCTTCGGTCCCTGTGCCCGGCCCCGTCCGGCTTCGGTTTCTGTGCCCGGCCCCCGTCTGGCTTCGGTCCCTGTGCCCAGCCCCCGCCCGGCTTCGGTCCCTGTGCCCGGACACCGTCCTGTCCCCAGTCTGGACCCCGTCCCATCCTGTCTCCAGTCTGGaccccgtcccgtcctgtcTCCAGTCTGGaccccgtcccgtcctgtcTCCAGTCCAGACCCCAGTCCCGAGTCCG TCCCGATcccgttcctgtccagtcccaagccctgtcctgccctgttcTTGAGTCCTACCCCATCTGA